Proteins co-encoded in one Montipora capricornis isolate CH-2021 chromosome 12, ASM3666992v2, whole genome shotgun sequence genomic window:
- the LOC138027672 gene encoding lactadherin-like, whose product MKFAVISLLIYLVLRSEFASSCTATYSVQGQVLGNHTIKTETADEVEDCIWRCMAYPGCKSSNFYRVDKRCELNDKTHASHPEDMRRELYTNYMINTLRSIPCKTQLDCGMDLICTPFLICEECRSHPLGMESRAIPDSAVTASSTWGAAHEPWQARLNNAAKSQSTGSWSAGTFAVGQWLQIDLGKDTVVTKIATQGRPSYAHLQWVSSYKILLSLDGTNWNAYRSDGSEKVFTGNSDIGTIVSHKLVPRITSRYVRFYAMSWHISISMRVELYGCVINGP is encoded by the exons ATGAAATTTGCCGTGATATCTCTACTCATCTACTTGGTGTTGAGGTCAGAATTTGCGAGTTCTTGCACAGCAACTTACTCCGTGCAGGGACAAGTTCTTGGAAACCACACCATCAAGACAGAGACCGCAGACGAAGTAGAAGATTGTATCTGGCGTTGCATGGCATATCCCGGATGTAAAAGCAGCAACTTTTATCGCGTGGACAAAAGATGTGAACTGAATGACAAGACGCATGCGTCTCACCCAGAAGACATGAGACGTGAGCTTTATACAAACTACATGATAAACACTCTGCGATCTATACCTTGCAAAACTCAGCTCGATTGTGGTATGGATTTGATATGCACACCGTTCCTGATTTGCGAAG AATGCCGCAGTCATCCGCTTGGAATGGAAAGTAGGGCAATCCCGGACTCAGCGGTGACGGCTTCTTCAACATGGGGAGCCGCACATGAACCCTGGCAAGCCAGGCTCAACAATGCGGCAAAAAGTCAAAGTACTGGCTCTTGGTCAGCAGGAACATTTGCCGTTGGACAGTGGTTGCAAATTGACCTTGGCAAGGATACAGTAgtgacaaaaatagcaacacaGGGGAGGCCTAGTTATGCTCATCTTCAGTGGGTATCTTCATACAAAATTCTGTTGAGCTTGGACGGAACAAACTGGAATGCGTATCGAAGCGATGGTTCTGAAAAG gTTTTTACGGGAAATTCAGACATTGGAACAATTGTCTCGCACAAGTTGGTGCCAAGAATTACGAGCAGATATGTTCGCTTTTATGCAATGTCGTGGCATATCAGCATATCCATGAGAGTTGAGCTGTATGGCTGTGTTATTAACGGACCATAA